In bacterium, the DNA window ATATTCATCTTTAAATCTAAAACTGGCTTTTGTATTTCGTTTGCCTCTCTTCCTGTAATAAAATCCTTTAATTCTACTTTATGTTTTTGAAATGGTGTTATGATTTCCATAATTTTTATGATTCTTCTTCGTTATAATAAGTTTCTATTTTATTTACCACTTCTACTCCAATTGTCTTTCCTTTGTCTTCGTTGTATTCTGCTACAAAATCTATTGTCTCGTCTGATATATCGTCTAATCCTGTTCCCTCTGTCCAATTATTTACTCTAAATTGAGGAATTGTTATTTTAATACTTTTTCCATCGCTTCCTGAAAAAGAAACCTCCATTGATTTTTTTGTCAAACTATCAAAAGCATCTAATTGATTTTTATTTTCAAAGATTAAACTGAAACTTCCTTCAACTGATAATCCTTTAACTATTATTTGCCCAACATCATTGCTTCCAGGATAGTATATCAATTCAACATTATTAGATATTGTTAAAGTAAATTCTTTAACCTTTATTTCTTGACTATCAACCTTTACTGATGCGTTTTTAAAGGTGTAGTATGTCAACGGAACAAGGTCTATTGTTCCTAATCCGCTAACAGGATATTTTGATTTAACATCTATGCTTAATTTTGCGATATCGTCAGCAAAATTTAATTCTAATTTATCGACAACAGAGTTTAAAAATCTATAATTCCCAACCTCTCTTTCTGTTTCGATCGTTGCTGTCAATGGCTGGCTTGTTTTTGTTTCCTCAATTGTATGTTTATAAAATCCACCGGTTGTGCTTTCGCTTGTTATTTTACCTAACGCTAACGCAAACCAATAAGGAGCGGTATCAGGGTCTAACGGAACTTCAATTGAACCTTCTCCCCATTTCTTGCCTTCAACAGAATCACTTCCTTCAAGATTTCTCATTCCTCTTGCTGTATTATCAGCAATAGGAGTATGTTTTTCCTGTAAAGAAAAACTTAAAAAAGGAATAGAATGAGTAGGAGATACTGCTACTCCTGGCTCTTTTTCTAATCCAATTGCTATTTTTTTAATTCTTCCTATTCTCATATTTTTTAATTTTTAATTTATAATTTTAATTTATAATAATTTGGTAATAAATATTAAATATCTACTACCAACTCGACCTTTATGTTAAATTCTAATATAATTCTTGTTGAATTGCTGTCGTATGTTTTAATTGTTTCTACTGGTACAATCCTTAAAACATTTTCAATTTCTAATCCCCTTAAAAGATTTTCTATTTCCCAGCATCTTTTTTCTGCTGTTTCTTCTGCGTTTTTTGCTCCCTTTAATTCTTCTAATTTCTCTTGGACCAATGTTATTTTATAGGTTATAATCACTCTATCTTGGTAGTTTGTCAAAACTTGGCTTTCGTTTCCTTCCCATACAATCCAGCAATAAGGATATCCTTTCGGATTTTCTGGGGGATAGGTAAAAACATCTGCTATATAATCAATTTTTTTTAATTCAGTATATATTTTATTTAAAATTGTATTTATCATTTTTTTAATAAATTCTTTTTTAATTCTCTTTCTATTTTGATATCTTTGCTGTCTCTAAAAATAGCATCTCTTAAAAATGGCCTTCCTTTCATCTTTCTTGTCCCCTCGTGAACATAGATAGAATAATCAACATTCGTGTAAATAATTCCTTGCTTTTTATCTTCATTTATTGTCGTAGTAATACTTGACCTTAATCTTCCAGTATCAACAGGGGCTAAATATTTTGCGTCTCTTTCAATTTCAAGCAATACTTTTCCTAAAACTTCTAAAATATTTTTATCTATGTTTCCCCCAATTTTTCCAATCTCATTCATTATTTTCTGTGAATCTTTTAAATTTATTTTTACCTCTAACATAATTGCCTAATTATTAACTCTAAATGCTCATCATTTAAGAAACTATATTTGCTAACTCCTTTCACCTCATAAACATCATCATCTATTATTACTTTGTCCTTTTCCATAATATCACATACTTCGCAAAACATCTGAAAATCTTTTCCATAAACTCCGTTTAAATCAGTAGAAAATGAACTCTCATAAGGAATAATTAAACAAGGAACATTGTCTAAATAATCTTGATAATACTCGGCATCGCTTTCTGATACTAATCTTTGTGTTTTTGCTTTTTTATCAAAATATCTTAACATAATTAAAAATATCTTTTATAACTTTCTAAAATTTCCTTAACTCTATTAAAATCTTGCCACTGATTATTGCTTTTATACGATACAGAATAACTTCCTATATTAACGCTCTGGATTTCCCCTTCGTGATTTAAACTTTGATAAATTATTCCTGAAACTAAAATCGTTGCTA includes these proteins:
- a CDS encoding phage tail tube protein, producing MRIGRIKKIAIGLEKEPGVAVSPTHSIPFLSFSLQEKHTPIADNTARGMRNLEGSDSVEGKKWGEGSIEVPLDPDTAPYWFALALGKITSESTTGGFYKHTIEETKTSQPLTATIETEREVGNYRFLNSVVDKLELNFADDIAKLSIDVKSKYPVSGLGTIDLVPLTYYTFKNASVKVDSQEIKVKEFTLTISNNVELIYYPGSNDVGQIIVKGLSVEGSFSLIFENKNQLDAFDSLTKKSMEVSFSGSDGKSIKITIPQFRVNNWTEGTGLDDISDETIDFVAEYNEDKGKTIGVEVVNKIETYYNEEES
- a CDS encoding HK97 gp10 family phage protein; this translates as MLEVKINLKDSQKIMNEIGKIGGNIDKNILEVLGKVLLEIERDAKYLAPVDTGRLRSSITTTINEDKKQGIIYTNVDYSIYVHEGTRKMKGRPFLRDAIFRDSKDIKIERELKKNLLKK